From the Chloroflexus aurantiacus J-10-fl genome, one window contains:
- a CDS encoding DUF4405 domain-containing protein has product MKQIKPNLMNFLIDGAMFLAFLIATAPRFSGLAIHEWLSLALAATIVTHLLLHWQWIVAIGKRFFAKTTWRSRLNYLLNALLFVAFTVTIATGILISREALPFFGLTMTRDRTLELLHHQASDLTVLLLGLHVAIHWSWIVGMVRRILPQRRLLRKPVVATSRLEEVQQ; this is encoded by the coding sequence ATGAAGCAGATAAAGCCAAACCTGATGAACTTTCTGATCGACGGTGCAATGTTTCTGGCCTTTCTGATTGCGACTGCACCACGCTTTAGCGGATTAGCGATCCACGAGTGGTTGAGTCTGGCGCTGGCAGCAACCATCGTCACCCATCTGTTGTTGCACTGGCAGTGGATTGTTGCGATTGGCAAGCGCTTCTTTGCAAAGACGACATGGCGCTCACGACTGAATTATCTACTGAATGCACTGCTGTTTGTTGCCTTCACTGTCACTATTGCCACCGGTATCCTGATCTCGCGCGAGGCATTGCCGTTCTTTGGTCTCACGATGACACGTGATCGGACATTGGAACTGCTGCATCATCAGGCGTCTGATCTCACTGTGCTGCTGTTGGGGTTGCATGTGGCCATCCACTGGAGCTGGATTGTGGGGATGGTACGCCGAATCCTGCCTCAGCGACGGTTATTACGCAAGCCGGTTGTTGCAACGAGTCGGCTTGAGGAGGTACAACAATGA